In the genome of Arachis stenosperma cultivar V10309 chromosome 2, arast.V10309.gnm1.PFL2, whole genome shotgun sequence, the window AAAGTGGTCTATGATCACAGTTTTAAtttgagtttaaattaattaagatttttatgtattttttataattttaaatatttatcttttaaagattttaataattaaaaactaataataatttatatgatttattttaaatattaaaattttaaatttaattttataaataaaaaattaagttgaatactattaattttaaattaaaaaagatttaaaacttaataacataaaaaataattaataacttaATAATGGAAGTgctatataattaaatttaagaaatttCTATATGAATAAATTATGGTTCATTTATTAATTGAGTTTTTAGAATTAGAGATTAAtttattaagaataattaaatagaaaaaataatgaaaggtcatataatttaatttaggtaattgatatttgaatttaaccatatttttaaaatataattagtagtttactttataatttaaattaaaaataattatttaaactcaataatatcttaataaataaaatcttgTGCATTTTAAAAGCAATCTTTAtagtatttatttaattttgaattattattttatctcaaatattttataaaattattatattacttGTATATATTTTTCTCTAATCCTAAAATTTCTAATAAAAACCCTGACATCCCTAAATTTCCCCATTGTGCCCTAAACCTACGAATACACATATacagaaaaaaagaaaggggaaGAAACGAGAAACAGGGGAAGCTTGAAGGGGATGAGGGAGAAAGGAAGAGAGGGAGGAGGAAGGAATGGCGCCGGTTGAGACTTCACCGCCATCGCCGTTGCCATCGTTGCACGAGAAGGGAGAGGCTCGCAGTGGAGGAGTCGAGAGAGAACCTGACGCGAAGGAGGACGACGCATGAGAGGGAGACAGAGGTCGCGATGGAGCTGTCCCGCCGCCTACGCCGCGCCCTACCACCGTCACCGAGCTTTCATAGCCGCCGCGTTTCACCGCCGTTTTGGGTGTCTCCACCAAACCTTGGTCGATGATACTGCCACTGTACGCGAGGAAGAGGAGTGATGAGACAGAACACGATTGAGCGAGAGAAAGGGGGTTGTCGTCGCCGCCGGAATTCTTGGGCGCCGCCGTTCATACCTGTCTTTCTCGAGCTCGCGCGCTGTGTCTTCAAGAAAGGGTCTCTCTGGAAGAACTTCCTTCCGCCATTTTCTCCTTGACTCACCTCACTGACATTACCAACCTCTGTAGTCTTAAGGCAGGTTGCtaactttttactattttacTTCTTGTTCATTGCATACTTATCACATCTTAGATCCTACAATAAAATGGAGTTCTACAATTAATATCAGATTCGTCAAAGTCTGAATACTTTAGTCACTTAACAGTGGTTTTGGATTTAAGTTATGAGTTTGAAAATTTGGTGGTCCAATTTTGACAATAAGACAAGAGTTATTGATTTTGTTATCATTTAGctattttattattgattttgttgaaATTATTGCCTTCAATTTAAATCATTAGTACACAATTACACAATTTGATGCAAAAGTTTTCCAGCTTCCTCACTTTTTGATTTactgctcttcttcttctagGTCCATTTATTCTACATAGTGTGCTAGCTCCAGTACTGGGCCTATACTTAACCCAAAAGCAGCTGCAGAAGCAGAGAGAATTTTGATATAGGTgagttaaattaaattagaaagaaattaaattaaatttacaacTTAAAGTGGCCATATAGCCTTAAGTTTtgaatgaataaaattaaatgtaatGATGATTAGAGAGTGCATGTTAGAGACAAGTGCCTTGTAGCTACTCATATTAATTATCCTAGGAAAACTGCCTTGCAAAATGTTAGTTTGTCTCGTGATACTTCATTTTAATTTGACAGATTTTGGTAGAGCAAAAGTCGTTTACAAGGGTTATCATACTGAACAGGACAAGACAATTGAATGCCCTCTCTTTTTATATGGTACAGTAATCCACTATGATGTTGCACAATGCATTATCATCTGAAATTAAACACTTATTTATAGGGCAATAACTTGCTGAAATGCTTTTTCTGATAAATGGTTTTCActccactacaagaaaaaggcgcatttgtaacaaaaaatattgttacaaaacgtcaaaattttgaaacaaaagttttttgtaacaaaaaaagggtccattgcagtaagtcccgttacaaaaagtttttgtaacgaaaaatgaaactgttacaattcaaaaccatattttgtaacaattttttttgatACAAAAAATCAGAAGCCGTTACAAAAGTGATAACAATTTTTGATCTTGAAGGTATTTTTCGTGACAGTCAATTTTTTTCctatcaaaaaattttgttacaaaatgtaacatgattttgtaacatatttttctttagttacgaaagcaaattaattattttataacaacttttttttattacaaattacatacataatttactaaattattttttaaattaactaatatattaacAATGATAATAAGCAAGTTTACATGTATATAATATGCAAAAACATACATAAGTCAAACAAGATctttttagctaaaattgtcttgaaacaaaataacattagctagtgagtacattgattagttcaaccaaaacataaaagttctagAAACACTTGAACCTTTGAGCTGagctttctttttaaaattatcatCTTTGATTGTTAAATTTTTGTATAGACTTGTAagttataattttttctaaCCTTTTATCAATTAATTTGATGTGGCAGAATGGGGATTCCAGCCATGTTTTGAGGATCTTTGACGAGGCGGCACAAGCTATGCAATCGGTTCGAAACTCAAAGCTTGAGCTGTAGAATTCTACTGCACTTGGGGAAACCACCCTTTCATCAATACATGGGCAAAGGGAACGCTTGAAGGTATTTTCATTCTTCCCTTGCCTTCCTTTCATACATTATACGATAATGATATACCTGATCCATGGCTAGAAAGATATGAAAGATAGGATCAACAAACACTTAGATTAAGACTATGTTTTATATTTAGCATAATCTCCTTTTTTTATTATCTGTTATGAATGTTAGATTATAtgtattagtatattttttgaACTTTCACGAAAACAACTAGTTTTGAAGATGTTTAATGGAACGGCTAACAAGTTTGAAACAGACATCTCATTTACTTTTTGTATAGTTATATATAGTTTGTCAAAACTGTTTACATAGCACTCTTTGAAGAAATAGTTCATTTTCTTCAAAATTTCATTTCTGACTAATAAGTTGGTTCTGAACAGTGTAACTTCTATCCCCTCTTTGGTGAAAAGCTAAATTTAAAATGTTGCTTTAGATTTCGTTTCTAGCAATGCTAACACTAAATGATTCTGCAGAGTGCTTATAGGAAAGCATTGTAGCTGAGCGATGTGTGCTAAACAAAGTGCTGAACACAGTGGGGATGATATGAAGAAAATATTTCCATAGTAATATGAGATGAGATGggtctcatatatatatatatatttgatgtGTATGTATTTTACATGTAATGAATAAATTACACTGTATTTTTATTGTGTTGTTTGGACTAAAAACATATTCagtttataatataaatttttatgatttaGATTTTTGAGTTTCTcattttagatttattttgtgattatcaTAAATTTGGGATGTGATTATTATGctttaaaaaactaaatctcATAAAATAAAGTAGGTTATGGTCCGGTTTtaaggaggggtgaccatagaggctatggccccggtgaaaaaccgtgaccatagatagggctatggtcacggttttaggtGGGgtgggtgaccatagaggctatggccACGGGACAAGCCGTGACTATataggctatggtcacggttttaaatgaagggtgaccatagaggctatggccaccgtgaaaaccgtgaccatagccttatctatggtcacggttttaaggaggggtgaccatagaggctatggtcacggtgaaaattgtgaccatagataaggctatggtcacggttttttaccgtgaccatagattaacctatggtcacggtaaaaaaacgtggcctaaaatatcagattttgaaaattgaaaccgtgaccataaaaaccgtgaccataactcaaaaaaccgtgaccatagacctatGGCCACGAGAGAATAGACcacggtaaaaaaccgtgaccataagtccaaaaccgtgaccatagatctatggtcaccctttttactaactatggtcacggttttttaccgtggccataggccttttttttttgtagtgaaaAAAACAAACACAACAAGCTAATCAACTCCACACACACATGCATGGACATAAAATGCATAAGTACTAGTAtcctttaatttttatataggGTAGGAAAAACGATTCTTCTGTTTTATATAATCCTCCTTTAAATCAACACCATATGTACGTCaaattactattttttatcattaagtATTTGAGTGTTGGCAAAATTGATTATAAAAAGAAAACTGTCTGACTAcctacaaaatattttttttgaataaaaataaataaaattaattaaaggaCAATTTACATTAAGATTTTGTTTTGTcatttttcattattctttttgttgagataaatatttttaatgataaaaaatagttatttttcttattcaatcaaTAAATGtcctcatatatatatatatatatatatatatatatatatatatatatatatatattatctattaAGACTCGTTCATTATTACATATTATTGTGAGAATATTTTAATGGTGGTAGTactaaaaaatagataaatgcTAGTATAAAGGACAAACAAAACCTAGTACGTACTCATTTAGTTATATACTTCTTAATGTTAACTACGAAACCTTTAAgatatttaaaatatcttaatGTACTAATTAATAGGCactaaataatttattttttacaaattaaattatgtaattataattaaatatgaaATTAATTAACATGGTAGATTTTTCAACTCTAAATTAGAGATCTTTAATAATTGGTTCAAgttttagaaataatatataaaaaatattttctacaAATTATATTTGATATAGGGTAtgtattttagtaaaaaaaaaattagacacCAAACATCTCCATATCTCTATAgattatatattattgtatctagatttataaaattagaatgTACTGTCAAAATAATATACAATATGTGTTGTCATATTTACAAAATAGCTCACTTATTTTCATGTATATTTGAATATCTATctagaaaaattattttatttaatgatagcCAGCAGTGtgtctaaattaaattattaaattattaaatataaggAGGTTAAAAAATTCTAGCTAATATATTAAGAGTTCAATTATTGTTAATTGTCTAATATGaatacattaaaatttaaatataatttttcaagCATTTTGTTACTTTTCAAACTTTAGTAACCATTTACTGTTTGAAAAACAATTTGGAGTAGAATTTAGTGAAAGATATTAACCTTTCTTAGGAAGTTACTTTCTTTAGTTAGAGAAAACAGTAAAAAGAAAAACCTTGGAAATATATAGTGTAAACTTTCTACATTACGAATTAATAAGCCATTAATTCATGAGGGGACCAGTTCAACAGAAAATATACCATTATAATAATAGTAGTAATTTTCAGATGAACTAATCTAACTCCTAGGCTTTAATTTGGTCAGATATAACCCTCTTCAACTAGTCAtgatgatttgaaaagatataacTGCTAACAACTTTTAACACTAAGAAGTACTAACACAAAATAAAGTGCACAACATTAATATGCATAAGACAAAGTCTTAGTACAACATTATATTACTTAAGGACAAGAGAGTAACACATTCAAAACCCTAATATATTAATCACTTTTATTTTCCTCTAGTAGGGAGAGACACCTACATTTGCTGGTGAGAAAAACCCATCTTTCATAAGCACGTCCTCAGCTTCCTACACtcaaacacaaattttaaagttaaaaaccctagaaatgAGAGAAGACTCATTTGCATATATTTGTCtatccatttttattttaaatacttaaatttaataaaaaaaattttgattataaCAAATGTTTCCATAACATACATTACAATAATTTGTCATCTCTCGTCAACTAAAAAAAACTGTCATTATAAATTAGTAGTCACTGTTTTCGCTTTTATGTCACGATTTCTCTCGAACTCGCACACCTGATGGTCATGCTGAAGGATGGCGGTGTTGGGCCGACCAAGAACTTCGATGACTACATCAAAGGAGTGCTAggaggatttttcgaaaaaataaaaataaaaatatttttttctgaaAAAGAAGGGGTATATATCCATACATATACTAACATACAGTATCTAGGGCTTTCAAAGTACCTGGCGAACATTAGCTTTCTTCACGGGTTGATGATCAGGCATAAGTCCGAAATGAATGTGTGGAAAATGGGCCCACTGAAACAAAGGAAAAAATATGGACCCCACAcataaataaattagaaaaatctttttgaaaaaaaaaataaggaacaaaGTGATGTATTTAGAGATATGTCATATAtgtgtttaattaattttttttaaaaaaaaatttaagtcgCAAGCATTGGGAATAATCTAAAATGGGAAAAAAAAGTCCCCTAAGAGAGTAAGATTTAAGATTCTCCTTGGATCTCACATTCTTTGCAGCAGCACTGAAGGCTTCTCTATGACTTATATCAGGATTCCCAGCCTTGATACGTTGGATCTCATCCCTAAAATTCAAATGATGTGTCAAGAATCAAGATCATGCAATTTGAATAATAATTTCATGCATATATTTAATTAGCAacataaataagaaaaagattcaaAACAATAACCAGTATTTAATATAGGATTTTTCTAATAAATATTCTTTgctaaagataaaaaagaaaaaactttttattaagaaaataattaatacatTTAATATCATCaaaaacattttattttttgcttaATTATTCCATGagactttataattttatcacattgtattttaataatttaaaatttataactgAGTCTTTAATAAAAAAGTTCAACTAATAAGTTCTTACTAattgtttttttattaaaaaataatacacattttttaagtttttgtttttatgtttGATATAAGATAAACTGTAGAAAATTTTAAtagtaaatattttataattattgtatttttttttaaaaaataaaaatttataaaacctaattaaaatatttaaaatttgtagatgtaactaaaaatctttaaattataaattagtaaaattatatataccaacataataatggtaacaaatcattaatttataattagtaGTAACTAATAATAACATGAAATGAATTAAACTTACTTGATGAAGCGGTTGTAGGCAGATGGAACTCTCTGTCTCTTCTCTGGAGCTGGACAATGGAAACACACAATGGACAACATTGCCACAGGCAAACAGACACCAACATTAAAAATCACATTGCTCACCCTTTTTGGCCCTAAAATAAAAtaccttctctctctctctctttttgaTCTTTCTATATCATTACCTCATCATTATTATAGTATAGTATCTCTCTTAACAATCACACTCTCTCTATGGATTCAGCACTATATTTCCGGGGGGAGAATTCTGTCTCACTCAATGTATTCATCAAAGGAGACATacatttaaaagtaaaaaaaaaaaaattaacagaccacaatttttttcattaagTTTATATATACAAGCTTTGATTCCTTTAATAATTAGGTTTTGATAAAGTAAATTACtagttaatattttaattttcaatactTTAAATGCACTAAAAAATGAATTtcattttaaaatgttaaaaatatcCTTAACAAAACCCTAATTAATTCCAGTACCTTCAAagggtaaaaaaaaaaggaaaaaaaggtATTACTTTCATAAGCCCTTTAGGATTTCAATTTCATTGTGAAAAGTGAGAGATATATAAAAAGTAGCCTaagtttgaaaattttggaaGTCCAATGTTTaaacaatcaaatcaaatcaaattgaAACACAAAAGTGTGCTTTTTCTGGTGGTAACTTTAAACATTATGCACAAGAAAAGAAGGGAAAAAGAGAGAgtaagagagagaaagaaagaaaaaatgaataagCATGAGAAAAATGTGGTTGTGCTAGGTACGTAAAAATTATTGATCTTTCTTTAGGCAATTGTATGTAGTAATTCATAGAAACCTTTGAATAACTTTTGAGATTGACAAGTGAGTATTTGATAGGGAAAACAACTTTTGTTTTCTCACTTTATTGGTCAAATAATAGCAACACTAATATTATAGGGCCACTATAGCTATATCACTGATCTGAGCTTAaaaaagtgttttttttttcttttcttttcttttctttgcctTTTTTTATATTTGGTGGTATCATCAGAAGAATCTCTGATCACACCGCACACTCCTCAGGAATTAAGAAAAaacattgaaattaaaaaattgggATTATAAGTGTAGgtgaattattattatcattattattattattattattattaatttttttaaaaaagggggAGAGAATGAAAGAGAAAATTCTCACGTCTAGCAGCTGGTGGAGTAGGCTTTGGAGTTTCTTGATCTATTGATCCTCCTCTAATGTTGCTCATCATCAAATCATTTGGGTTTGGAAGCTGATGATGATTCATCATCATGTTTGATGATGGTGCATTTCGAATCTCCTCctgaaaaattaaattaaactatcTTATCatcatgcatatatatataaataagagAACTGAACTTGAcatacagaaaattaaagaagaacaaAATACTAGCAACAAATTCTAAAAATGAAAGCCCTAAAAAGTTTTTTAGTTGCgaattgtattttttaatccGACAGGTAGGTAAGGACTAATCTATTATAAATTGGAGTTTCATTTCAGAATTTTTTGCGAGTCAATAAATTGTTGCATGCATAAAGTAAAATTCGAGTTTTGATACTTATTAAATAGACGAGTGAGATAATCAGTCAAGTAACCcaaattgatttgatttaaaagcCCTAGAGAGGTAGGTAGGTGATTACCAAAAGGTTTTGAGGAGTGAAGAAAGAGTGAGGAAGGTGAAGCTGAttggaagaaggaagaagaaggccACGCATGTTGACACTGAGAAGGTTGGTGCAATGGCCACATCTCACAGTGACAGTTTTGAACAAACTGGTGCAAGGAACACTCACCTAAACAAAAAGGAAGGGTGAATTGAAgctgaaaaagaaaagggattatattatggtggatggtggtgatgatgATAATACATACAGCGAGGACAGTGTCACAGAAGTTACAATGGACATAACAAAGCTGGTCGGTGTTAGAAGAGAGTTGTTGTTGCTGGTCCGGTGAAAAGGAACTTGTGGATGAAGCGGACATaatgttaattattttgattcttctttcttgctttGCTTTCTCTGATTTGATTGATGGGATTGACTGATCAGTGatgagtgagtgagtgagtgaggagaagagagggagatGAGACAGATAAACTTCCTATGGATCTGATCCTCTCTCTATCTtcatgaatgatgatgattcttcactacttattattattattactgtGTTGTATATAGTGTTAAGAGAGAGAGATGCCACTTAAGTAATAAAGGATAGAATGTACCTACAAAAAGTGCTTCTTTACTCTCCATTTTTGGTCTTCACTCTTGTGTCTATGTGCTTTTTCTTCTAACCCCAAATTATTACTATTCAAAGTTTCAAACCTCATCTTATACCTTAATAATATGGATTCACATCACTCAAATATATTATAGAAAACGGAGAGGtttcatataaaaaaagttagttaaaaatattataattatttttaaaattaataaatattaaataaaataaatttaggcttttttttctaatattatcgtataaaaaatatgatggactaatagattttattaatattagttaatattttatttttatactatatactagaatttaaatttacaatttaaaatttatgatataaaatattaacaaaatattaactaaaataataaattttattagtcatgtaatattatttataaataat includes:
- the LOC130962221 gene encoding axial regulator YABBY 1-like; this translates as MSASSTSSFSPDQQQQLSSNTDQLCYVHCNFCDTVLAVSVPCTSLFKTVTVRCGHCTNLLSVNMRGLLLPSSNQLHLPHSFFTPQNLLEEIRNAPSSNMMMNHHQLPNPNDLMMSNIRGGSIDQETPKPTPPAARPPEKRQRVPSAYNRFIKDEIQRIKAGNPDISHREAFSAAAKNWAHFPHIHFGLMPDHQPVKKANVRQEAEDVLMKDGFFSPANVGVSPY